The window GACGTCGACGGTCAACGGGTACAGGATTTTCGTGCAATACTCGCTGCGCGTGATGATGTTTCCGACCTGCGGGCCGTTGCCGTGGGTCAGGATGAAGGACTCGATCATGTCCTCCTTAATCAACTGAGCCAGTTCGGTCATGGTCTCGTCGGTGTGCTGGAACTGCTCCTCCAGCGTACCCCTCTCGCCGGGGCCCACGATGGCGTTTCCGCCCAGCGCGATCAGTAGTTTCTTCATTCCCATCGGTAGACACTCCAAATTCAGGACTCGCGAATCAAGTCGTCGACTGTCTTAAAACATGTGGCGGGAGATCAAGAACATTCGTCAGGGAATCGTAAATGAACCGGGCCCCGTTCGCTGAGAAAACGGAACGGGGGCCAGAAATCATGCTCTGCTGAGCCAGTTCGGCACTAGTAGTACATCCAGCCGATTCCCGGACCTGGGGGCGCGGGCTGAAGGATCAAAGCGCGTGCTCCTTCTCCGTTCTGATGGTGAATCATCAGGAGCCCCTCCGAGGCATTCGCTTTGAATGCCGCTCGGTCGTATGTGACGTCGATGCTGGAAGTCATGTTCGGAAAGACAAACCGGTCCGGAAAGGTCAGTCCCGGATTCTTCGCATCGTAGTGCAGGGTTGGTGTGGAATCCGAATGCCCGGTCAAGTAGCCCTCGATCTCTACTCGGTAGTTGAACTTCGGATGAGTATCCGACAAACCGATCGAGGCTCCATTGCACTCCAGCAGGAGCACGTTCGTGTTGTAGGGCCAGAGGTGTAGTGCTGTCGTTGGCTGGCCGGAGAGGTAATTGAGCCATGTGCTTCCGCCATCGGAAAGCCGGATGACTTCATTGACCAAAAGGGCTGCGGAGAAGAGGCTGCACCTGATCATGTAGTCATCTGTTCCGTCCAGATCGGAGTCGATGAAGATCCTGGTCTGTGAATAGGCAGGTGATCCCCAATCCCCCCAAGTTACGATGCCGAAGGCAATCAAGGCGGTGCTCGGGCCGTCCTGACCGTTGAGACGCTGGATGCCAACGTATTTCAGGTCGCAGCTTGTCTTGCGGGGATCGATTGTGTTCCGAGGACTCTGGAAGGTCAGTTCGTACGGCGACATCACGGAGATCGCATCGGCATTGGGAGTCATCGATGAATCGTTAAACATCGGGGTCCCAGTGAGAGGCAGCGTGAATGTTGTGTGCTGATCGTCCAGGGGGAAGTTCGTTAGAGAAGTCCTCACCGCGCCGACAGGTCGGATCGGATAATAGAACGGAAGCTGGATGTCGCTCGACGCGTCCTTCATCACAAGGTTGCCGGATTCAGCCGGGAACCAGTACCGAGGATTTCCACCCGCTAGCGGCGACATGGCACCCGGCAGTGGGTAATACATTTGGCTCTGGAGTCCCTCGATGCGGATGTCGATGGTCTTTGTTCCACCAGCAGGGACATCCACAACCACACCCGATGGAAGCGAAACAAACACGCCCGGCAAATCGTCCGCCAGATCCGGAGAAGCGATGAATGAAGCCGCAGAGGCGCCAAGGTTCTTCACGGTTACGCTTTGAGTCCATGACTTGGTCCCGGGGGGAACCTCGAGGTTTCGTTGGTAAAGGTGCACTCCATCGGGGTTATCGGTGGCGTACGCGATGACTGATGTGGAGAGCGCCTTCGCGATGTCGATCCGGCCGGCTCCAATGCGCGCGGGGTCGTAGCGCGGAGTCGAGTTGCCCAGTTCGACCGGCATGAATGGATACGCCGTGTTCATCAGGAGCGCCTTCAGTTCCTGCGGCGTCCAATCGGGATGGGCCTCTTTCAACAACGCCATTGCCCCGGCTGCTAGACCCGCGGCCTGTGACGTCCCGATCCGAACGAGGGGCTGGTCTACTGTGCCCATTGCGGCGGAAGTGATATTCACCCCGGGTGCGGCGACGTCGGGCTTCATGATCCCTTGTCGCGCGGGTCCTCGGGAACTTCCTGAATAGACAAGATCGGTTTGCGGGATGTCGTAATCTGACGAGAACGTTGCGATGACGCTCAGCGGATCGTTCGCCAACTCATCTTTGATCAATTGGCCATCGGACTGGCCGAGAAAAAACGCGGGAATCGTGATGATTCCCGGCTCGCCATTCATATCAACCAGCGAATCGCCGGAGTTGTTCACGATGATGGCAGCAATTGCTCCTGCGCTCTGGGCCATTGCAACCTTCTCGTCGAAACGGCATCCGCCACGGTCGATGAGTGCGATATGACCGGTCAGATCCGCGGGGTTTGTCGGCGACGAACACGAATCGTGAGGCTCGACGTAGACCACCCTCTCAGTAATGCCGGGCGAAGTCAGCGCAGGAGTGAAGTTCGATCCACCCACTTCATAAAGGCCAGCGATCGCAGGCGGAGCATCGACGAGGAGTTGCGGTTTTGTGACGCCGGGATCTTGTGAGTTGGCTACAGCGATGACCTTGCGAGCCGCGGCAGGAGTGCTGACGATGTACTGCTCGTCGCCCACGTCGCCGGCTGCGGCAACGACGATTGCGCCGGCATCCACTGCAGCGTTTGCTGCCATTGCAGTCGGTTCAAATTCCGGATCGCTTCCAGAAGATCCGAGAGCAAGACAGATCACATCCATCCGATCAGCGAAGTCGCCGTTACCGTCCGGATCGATTGCCCACTCGATGCCCGCCGGCGCGAAGTTAGTGCTGCCGGCGGGGCCAAAGACTTTGATGGAATAAAGAAGCGATTCCGGCGCGGCGCCTGGGCCGATTCGCATGTCTGCCAGATTGGTCGAGGCATCGTACGTGCCTGTGTAAGTGTCACCGGTTGACGTTACGCCGAAGCCGCCGATCGCTCCTGCGACGTGCGTCCCGTGATCCCACAGATCGACGGGATCCAGATCCGGACTGGGGGTCGTGACGTTGACATTATCGTAAACATCGCCAACAAGGTCGATCCCGCCCGGGATTTTCGCTGAGGGAAATCCTCCATCCAGAATGGTCGGATCGTTTGGGTTCGGGTTCCCATCTCCGCCAAAATCCGCATGCCGATAATCGATGCCTGTGTCGATTACGCCGATCTTGATGCCACTGCCGGTATAGCCGTAGCTCTCCCAAACGGATTGGGCGCCGATGAAGGGAACGCTCGAGGAGTTGTGAGGAACGGCCGCCGCAATCCGCAGGACTGCCTTCACGCCATCGATTTTCTCCAGTGCAGGCATGTTGCCTTCGCTCGGAAAAATCGCGATGCCATTCAGCGTGCGTTGCAGGCGATAGAGTTCGGTGAGGTTCGGGTCAACAGCTCGTAGCTTATCGGCAACACGATCCTGGGCCGCCTTGATCTGCTTCAACGCATCCACACCCCGGGCTACAGCGAGAGATTCCGCATCGTCCCGGTCGGCCGCCTTTGCCTCAGCAAGCGCTTCCACGTAGACCTTCACGGTCGGCGGACTCTCCAACTGGACAAACCAGGCAGCCTGACCCTCGGACTGAGCGGCGGATCCGACAGCGAAAGGCAGCGCCAACAGTGCCGCCAGAAGGAATCGGGTGAGGCGGAAAGCATGGAAGTTTGGGCCGATCTGCATGAAGGGAGTACCCCGAACAGAGAATTGTCGCCGCCCGACGACCATTGAGGAAAAATGCCGAACCTCAACATTGCCAGTCTTCCGCTCACGTGACTCGGACTGACAAGCGGCTGATTTGAGACTACTGCACAAGATATGGGCAATCTTCACGCCAGCAAAATGGGGACGCAGATGAGCCTTGCGAGACGCCTCCACCGACTTCCCCCTTGCCGCTGTGCACCGGTGTGGAGAGGGTGGCGAGAAGCTGGTATTGCTCGCAACAGGGCGCTCTCATGATCCTGCCACTCCCCGGCCGCCGGCGGCGTCGGGCCGTCGCAAAGAAATCCGATTCCAAGGCCCCAAAACGTCTCGTCGTTCTGGTGCCTCCCCTGCTCAATCCGAGCCTCATCATGCAGTTGCTGGCGTGGAGGCTGCGCCGCGCAGGCTATCGCACGCGCGTGTTCAGCTACGCGTCCTATCGGCGCGACATTCCGGATAATGCAGAGTTACTGGCGGCGTATCTGCGGCAGCTCGGCGAGGACGACATCGATGTGGTAACGTTCAGCCTGGGGGGGATTCTGCTGCGTTGGGCGGTCAATCACCACGAAATGCCTCGCCTGGGTTCTGTCGTGCAGATTGGCGCGCCGAATCGCGGAGCTTTCATGGCCGATTGGCTGTGGAGCAAGACGGGGCCGTTCTTCCCGCTGATCTGGGGACGCGCCGCGATGCAGTTGCGCCGCGGGACTGCGGGACTGTGCGAACGCGCCGGCCAATTCCCCCGCGCGACCCGCCTGGGCATCATCGCCGGCGGGATCAGCCATTCGAAGGGCTTCAATCCGCTCATCCCGGGCGACAACGACTTCACGGTCGGCGTGCAGGAGACAATTCTGCCGGGAATGCGCGACTTCGCCCTCGTGCGCGCCCGCCACACGCAACTGGTGCTTCTGAAACGAACGGCGGATCTCACCCGCCAGTTCCTCCAAACCGGCCGCTTTCGCACGGGCGGCCGCGCCACGCATTGAGTGATGAACAATCAGCGAGCATCGATTGCAATCTGGATCGGAGGTCTGGTCTTGGCCGCCTGCCTGGGGACTCTTCATCCCCCGCAACCGCTGCTTTGGGGACTCATGATCGCCGGGTTCGCACTCGATCTGGCTTCGCTCGGTTATTACATCTTAAAGAAGTCCGGATTCGCCGCCGTCTCCTGGGTTTTCTATTGCTTGGGCTTCCTGAACGGCGGGTCCGCAATGAAACCAATTGTAACGGTTCCACTCGTGATCGGGTTGCAGGCAGTGATCCACGTGTGGGCACAGGCGCGATTACACCACCATGATCTCGGGCAGGCATATGGGCGATCGGAGGAGGATTGAGATGTCAATTAGCTCCCCCCACTTTCTGTTCTTCATCGCTGCGGTCCTTGTAGTTTGGTTTGGAGTCCCAAGGATTGTTCTTTGGAAGATCAGAGGGAGGAGGCCGATGAGCGATGAGGAGTTCCTCGATCGAATTACTGAGCCCTCCGCTCCCTCAAGCGACCAAATTCTGAAGAGAAGGCATCAACTAGCCGAAGTGTTGAAGTTGCCGGTCGAGGTGATTTGGCCGGGAAACAAAATAGAGTACCTGATGTGGATCACGGATCTGGTGAAGCAGGACGAACTGCTGGGTGCGTTGATGACGATCCTCATGAATGAAGGTATCCCAGAGAAGTCGGCGTGGCGCCTGATCCGACATCAGCAAGTCCGGGAGTGGTGCCTGGCCTCCCCCAACTGACTGGGCGGCATTCCCCCTCTTTGCCGTTGCGGCTCGGCGGCATTCGGGCTAGAAGGGCCTGAAAGCTGGGATTGCCAATGAAACACATTGCACTGATTCTTATTGCCTTAGCCGCGATGAGCTCAACTGCCTGCAAGGGCGGCGAGGAGCCGGCATCGGAAGCGCCCGCCGCCAAAGAGCGCGCCACGACGACAGTTGTCGAGACACCAGCGCCAACGCCTGCCCCGACAGCGACGCCGGAGCCGACTCCGGAACCGACGCCTCAGGATGTCACAACCCCTGGTGGCGTGAAGGTCGAGTTTATCGAACCGGGCAGCGATCGGATTCTGATGCCCGGCGATACGGTGAAGGTGCACTACTCCGGTTGGCTGGAGAACGGCGAGAAGTTCGATAGCTCTTACGATTGGGGGAGCCCGCTGGAATTCCGTCTTGGGAGAGGAGAGGTCATCAAGGGGTGGGATGAGGGAATTGCGAGACTTCACGTCGGTTCAAAAGCAAAACTGACAATCCCGGCCGACATGGCCTACGGAAAGCGCGGCATGCCACCGCGAATTCCTCCCGATGCCACGCTCACGTTCGAAGTCGAAGTGCTCGATGCCCAATAGCTCCCGTCAGGAAAAGCGAATGACCCCGCGAAACGCACCGAAGTCGAAAAAGACCGAAGGAAATCCGAAGTACCTGATCATCGAAGACCACGCCGCGCTCGTCGAGTATTGCTCGAAGCTGGAAGCGAGCAAGATCCTTGCGCTCGATACGGAGTTCATCGGCGAGAAGTCATACTATCCATCGCTCGAGTTGATCCAGATCGCCGGCGAGAACGGTACGCCGCCGGGTCTGATCGATGCCCGCAAAATCGATGATCTCAAGCCGCTGGCAAAGCTGGTTCTGGATCCGAAGCGCGAGAAGATCTTCCACTCCGCATCACAGGATCTTTCAATCCTGCACCGACATCTGGGCGAAGTGCCTCGTCCTTTGTTTGATACGCAACTCGCCGCCGCGATGATCGGCATCGGCGCGCAGGTTTCGTACGTCAACCTGGTGCGCGAACTGCTCGGCGTGCGATTGAAGAAGAGCCAGACGGTAAGCGACTGGTCGCGCCGTCCGCTTTCGGCTGCGCAATTGAGCTACGCCGCCGAAGATGTGCTGTATCTCCACGGTCTGCGCGAGGAGTTGTTGAAGCGCCTGAAAGAGATGGGGCGCGAAGCGTGGTATCGCGAAGAACAATCGCGCCGCGGCGACGAAGCGTCCGAGGACGAGCAGGTTCTGGACGAGGAGCGCTATCGCTCGGTGAAGGATTGGGTGAAGCTCTCGGAGCAGAAGTTGGCGATTCTGCGTGAGCTGACCGCGTGGCGCGAAGCCCAGGCACGCAAGCGCGATGTGCCGCGCCGCCAGGTAATCTCCGATGACGGCCTGGTTGCGTTGGCGCGCATCGCGCCGGATTCGCGGCAAGAGGTGAAGGACGCTCGGCACGCGCCGCTTGGACAGATCTTCCGCGTGCTCGACGAGGTTCTGCCAATCATCAAGAAGGCCAAGGAACTGCCTTCGGAGAAATGGCCGAAGAAGAACGTCACGTCTCGCCCGGACATCCCTGTTGGGCTTGTCGAAGTCTTCCAGGCCCTTCTGCGCGCAACGGCCGAGCAAGAGCAAATCGCGGCGCCGCTTCTGGCAACGACCAGCG of the bacterium genome contains:
- the rnd gene encoding ribonuclease D; the encoded protein is MTPRNAPKSKKTEGNPKYLIIEDHAALVEYCSKLEASKILALDTEFIGEKSYYPSLELIQIAGENGTPPGLIDARKIDDLKPLAKLVLDPKREKIFHSASQDLSILHRHLGEVPRPLFDTQLAAAMIGIGAQVSYVNLVRELLGVRLKKSQTVSDWSRRPLSAAQLSYAAEDVLYLHGLREELLKRLKEMGREAWYREEQSRRGDEASEDEQVLDEERYRSVKDWVKLSEQKLAILRELTAWREAQARKRDVPRRQVISDDGLVALARIAPDSRQEVKDARHAPLGQIFRVLDEVLPIIKKAKELPSEKWPKKNVTSRPDIPVGLVEVFQALLRATAEQEQIAAPLLATTSELTTLINNRHKLKGLELPVLTGWRRELIGERLLALLDGRMHLRIKDRDRLVIDEK
- a CDS encoding S8 family serine peptidase, whose translation is MQIGPNFHAFRLTRFLLAALLALPFAVGSAAQSEGQAAWFVQLESPPTVKVYVEALAEAKAADRDDAESLAVARGVDALKQIKAAQDRVADKLRAVDPNLTELYRLQRTLNGIAIFPSEGNMPALEKIDGVKAVLRIAAAVPHNSSSVPFIGAQSVWESYGYTGSGIKIGVIDTGIDYRHADFGGDGNPNPNDPTILDGGFPSAKIPGGIDLVGDVYDNVNVTTPSPDLDPVDLWDHGTHVAGAIGGFGVTSTGDTYTGTYDASTNLADMRIGPGAAPESLLYSIKVFGPAGSTNFAPAGIEWAIDPDGNGDFADRMDVICLALGSSGSDPEFEPTAMAANAAVDAGAIVVAAAGDVGDEQYIVSTPAAARKVIAVANSQDPGVTKPQLLVDAPPAIAGLYEVGGSNFTPALTSPGITERVVYVEPHDSCSSPTNPADLTGHIALIDRGGCRFDEKVAMAQSAGAIAAIIVNNSGDSLVDMNGEPGIITIPAFFLGQSDGQLIKDELANDPLSVIATFSSDYDIPQTDLVYSGSSRGPARQGIMKPDVAAPGVNITSAAMGTVDQPLVRIGTSQAAGLAAGAMALLKEAHPDWTPQELKALLMNTAYPFMPVELGNSTPRYDPARIGAGRIDIAKALSTSVIAYATDNPDGVHLYQRNLEVPPGTKSWTQSVTVKNLGASAASFIASPDLADDLPGVFVSLPSGVVVDVPAGGTKTIDIRIEGLQSQMYYPLPGAMSPLAGGNPRYWFPAESGNLVMKDASSDIQLPFYYPIRPVGAVRTSLTNFPLDDQHTTFTLPLTGTPMFNDSSMTPNADAISVMSPYELTFQSPRNTIDPRKTSCDLKYVGIQRLNGQDGPSTALIAFGIVTWGDWGSPAYSQTRIFIDSDLDGTDDYMIRCSLFSAALLVNEVIRLSDGGSTWLNYLSGQPTTALHLWPYNTNVLLLECNGASIGLSDTHPKFNYRVEIEGYLTGHSDSTPTLHYDAKNPGLTFPDRFVFPNMTSSIDVTYDRAAFKANASEGLLMIHHQNGEGARALILQPAPPGPGIGWMYY
- a CDS encoding FKBP-type peptidyl-prolyl cis-trans isomerase; the protein is MSSTACKGGEEPASEAPAAKERATTTVVETPAPTPAPTATPEPTPEPTPQDVTTPGGVKVEFIEPGSDRILMPGDTVKVHYSGWLENGEKFDSSYDWGSPLEFRLGRGEVIKGWDEGIARLHVGSKAKLTIPADMAYGKRGMPPRIPPDATLTFEVEVLDAQ